The bacterium genome includes a region encoding these proteins:
- a CDS encoding right-handed parallel beta-helix repeat-containing protein translates to MKKTKLFLSLAFFAAAIALHADTQVPSSINTDTQWEASGNPYIIQGKVTVAKGATLHIGPNVRVQFRGPAGLEVDGTLNAEGSAAAPVVLDMTEGGLKSELFLNGATALLTNVRVLGGVFLVQDTQLHLQWFEITKGSGLYLRGATTANVKNGKIYGNATGLVLDGTIQGTFQFNTLTQNTYGLFLKNFSYVSFTYNSVHDNDKDVVNSSTTTAPLGGNYWGNMDEKTILSKTQGPVDLEPVRDLKEILRRYIRTQLPTITKEQEKALKDREKKQAESEAAKNPTPEPAVAPETPAAPAPEAPAETTPEAPAAPEAAPAPEETPAAPEASSAPAGVAPVKDLPAAPHKLKTLTLPADQGDLSKIPGHVPGPSEKPVATVGPETVGAPSAAPEAPAPAAAPEESPAPPPMPMGSETAPPPPAESGTLSPVGSESGTMPPPPQIDVTAPPDLDGNSASPSTPPPPPLPASAAETAAPTPVVETVPLAPPPVPQSSVAPSDNVSVPPPPALNEQMAPSVAPAPPSAPPTPAPTPVPTVSAEDQQKALESLDGVSGDIDGMQAPPLDLNLDLAPSDKAGNNKTGLTLPPMKDSNVAPPKDLDLPPTDDSGTLTPAK, encoded by the coding sequence ATGAAAAAAACGAAACTCTTTTTGTCCCTTGCCTTCTTCGCCGCCGCCATCGCCCTCCACGCCGATACCCAGGTCCCGTCCTCCATCAACACCGATACCCAATGGGAGGCGTCGGGCAATCCCTACATCATCCAGGGCAAGGTGACTGTCGCCAAGGGCGCCACACTCCATATCGGCCCCAATGTGCGGGTCCAGTTCCGGGGTCCGGCGGGCCTGGAGGTGGACGGCACCCTTAATGCGGAGGGTTCCGCCGCGGCCCCGGTGGTCCTGGACATGACCGAGGGGGGCCTGAAAAGCGAATTGTTCCTCAATGGGGCGACCGCCCTTTTGACCAACGTCCGGGTGCTCGGCGGCGTTTTCCTGGTCCAGGATACCCAGCTCCATCTGCAATGGTTCGAGATCACCAAAGGGAGCGGCCTCTATCTGCGGGGCGCCACCACGGCCAATGTCAAGAACGGGAAGATCTACGGGAACGCGACCGGTTTGGTCCTGGATGGCACCATCCAGGGAACCTTCCAGTTCAACACCCTGACCCAGAACACCTACGGTCTTTTCCTGAAGAACTTCTCCTATGTTTCGTTCACCTATAACAGCGTCCATGACAACGACAAGGATGTGGTGAACAGCTCCACGACCACCGCCCCCTTGGGCGGGAACTATTGGGGCAACATGGACGAGAAGACCATCCTGTCCAAGACCCAAGGGCCGGTCGATCTCGAACCCGTCCGGGACCTGAAAGAGATCCTGCGCCGATACATCCGGACCCAGCTTCCCACCATCACGAAGGAACAAGAAAAGGCCCTGAAGGATCGGGAAAAGAAGCAGGCTGAATCCGAAGCCGCCAAGAACCCGACCCCCGAGCCCGCCGTTGCTCCCGAAACACCCGCGGCTCCCGCTCCTGAAGCTCCGGCCGAAACGACCCCCGAGGCACCAGCCGCCCCGGAAGCCGCACCGGCCCCTGAGGAAACTCCGGCCGCCCCGGAGGCTTCCTCGGCTCCCGCAGGCGTGGCACCGGTCAAGGATCTGCCGGCCGCACCCCACAAGTTGAAAACCCTGACCTTGCCGGCCGACCAAGGCGATCTTTCCAAGATCCCGGGCCATGTCCCAGGTCCTTCCGAGAAACCCGTGGCCACTGTCGGCCCTGAAACAGTGGGCGCCCCGTCCGCCGCGCCGGAAGCACCCGCACCCGCCGCCGCTCCAGAAGAATCCCCGGCCCCGCCGCCCATGCCCATGGGCTCGGAAACGGCTCCGCCTCCCCCGGCCGAGAGCGGGACCTTGTCCCCCGTCGGATCGGAATCTGGGACCATGCCTCCCCCGCCGCAGATCGACGTGACGGCTCCGCCCGATCTGGATGGCAACTCGGCGTCCCCTTCAACCCCACCGCCTCCTCCGCTCCCCGCTTCAGCGGCCGAGACCGCGGCTCCGACTCCCGTGGTTGAGACCGTTCCTTTGGCCCCTCCCCCGGTGCCCCAGAGCAGCGTGGCGCCTTCGGATAATGTGAGCGTTCCCCCGCCGCCGGCCCTGAATGAACAAATGGCCCCTTCGGTGGCTCCGGCTCCGCCGTCGGCACCCCCGACCCCTGCCCCGACCCCGGTGCCCACGGTCAGTGCGGAGGATCAACAGAAAGCCTTGGAATCCCTGGATGGTGTGAGCGGGGATATCGACGGGATGCAGGCGCCTCCCTTGGACTTGAACCTGGACCTGGCCCCTTCCGACAAGGCGGGGAACAACAAGACCGGTCTAACCCTCCCTCCTATGAAGGACAGTAATGTGGCACCCCCGAAGGACTTGGACCTTCCCCCGACGGACGACAGCGGTACCTTGACCCCGGCCAAGTAA
- a CDS encoding molybdopterin-binding protein: MPIQVALFSIGEKYTAPGAKDEAGDILNASCLKMGWEVVARMPLSGEEQELAGQLVQTADSGTVDILFTIDGIGCGAQDRVPEAMYQVCEKWIPGLPELIRNKAYEKTPLVALTRGVAGIRGKTLVLNLPGSPTAVKDSMDILRPVLRLAVDHIKGHGAG; encoded by the coding sequence ATGCCCATTCAAGTCGCCCTTTTTTCCATCGGTGAGAAGTACACGGCTCCCGGGGCCAAGGATGAGGCGGGGGATATCCTGAACGCTTCCTGTCTCAAGATGGGCTGGGAAGTGGTGGCCCGCATGCCTTTGAGCGGTGAGGAACAGGAATTGGCGGGCCAACTGGTCCAGACGGCCGACAGCGGGACGGTGGACATCCTCTTCACCATCGATGGGATCGGTTGCGGCGCCCAGGATCGGGTGCCCGAGGCCATGTACCAGGTCTGTGAAAAATGGATCCCGGGCCTGCCCGAGCTCATTCGCAACAAGGCCTACGAGAAGACCCCGTTGGTGGCCCTGACCCGGGGCGTGGCGGGTATCCGGGGAAAGACCCTGGTCCTGAACCTGCCGGGTTCGCCGACGGCGGTGAAGGACTCGATGGATATCCTTCGGCCGGTCCTCCGCCTAGCGGTGGACCATATCAAAGGTCACGGCGCTGGCTGA
- a CDS encoding M15 family metallopeptidase, protein MGRTLAFLAVLLSLSAGLQARTALKHTKGSPLRSLHALEKDLDYVDLSAFPHVRIKLKYATTDNFMGLNMYGPFRKAFLHKDAAAMFRRAVNLLQKERPGYSFVVFDALRPHSVQWIMWDRVKDTPERKYVANAEIGSPHNFGMAIDLSVLDEKGRELDMGTPFDSFSEVSEPKLEQRFLEEGKLTKGQMENRLILRRAMTGAGFLQLSHEWWHYNGLPEPEIRKKYKIVE, encoded by the coding sequence TTGGGAAGGACACTGGCCTTTCTCGCGGTCCTGCTCTCCCTCTCCGCCGGGCTTCAGGCCCGGACAGCCCTCAAGCACACCAAAGGTTCGCCCTTGCGCTCCCTTCATGCCCTGGAAAAAGATCTCGACTACGTCGACCTGTCGGCCTTTCCCCACGTGCGTATCAAGCTCAAGTACGCCACGACCGACAACTTTATGGGCCTCAACATGTATGGCCCCTTCCGAAAGGCCTTCCTACATAAGGACGCGGCCGCCATGTTCCGCCGGGCGGTGAACCTGCTCCAGAAGGAAAGGCCGGGTTATTCCTTCGTTGTCTTCGATGCCCTGCGTCCCCATTCGGTGCAATGGATCATGTGGGACCGGGTCAAGGACACCCCCGAACGTAAATACGTTGCCAACGCCGAGATCGGTTCCCCTCATAATTTCGGGATGGCCATCGACCTGAGCGTTTTGGATGAAAAGGGCAGGGAATTGGATATGGGGACGCCCTTCGATTCCTTCTCGGAGGTGTCCGAACCGAAATTGGAGCAGAGGTTCTTGGAGGAAGGGAAGTTGACGAAAGGCCAGATGGAGAACCGTCTTATCCTGCGCCGGGCCATGACCGGGGCGGGCTTTCTGCAGCTTTCCCATGAATGGTGGCACTACAACGGTCTGCCCGAACCGGAGATCCGCAAGAAATATAAGATCGTGGAATGA